A window from Toxoplasma gondii ME49 chromosome IX, whole genome shotgun sequence encodes these proteins:
- a CDS encoding polynucleotide adenylyltransferase (encoded by transcript TGME49_210440), which produces MKDAEHTEKDEGGDPPQRDRTIMTHRADGEHSGAEEERRNSDAEETEASGRPQHSKEGKAGDAPSSNAVSWSSPSFSYESWLQGADAYLLEDESKHLRQRELNKIFKKKLSEYNATRPRRESPDPQESSHVPTDGRDRAAEAGRGEGGADSDAGAKRAEAARAPAPVREALKEDFLAFAEFKRNAQKPEPRKAAAEVASDPPWFSPAVAAAATANTWEPRERGGDLRGEPLRRCGTRRDKTTFPERGQGASASPPSFHVSLHKEICDLLAYIQPTDVEEYKTLKAIARLQFAASLSFPGCSCKCFGSFATSMMLPGGDVDICILIPSSSSLPSSASSSSSSSCAVLGSTWTPASRGENHPASVNRKRRREEGNSALLASLSPEAALHHSESVAQLTLLSATLLDLKVAQALELVSSARVPIVKYIDAETGVPVDVSVNQPSSLETTAFAREMLVKFPLLRPLLLLVKFFLKLRNLSETYRGGAGSYLLFTMGLLFLKSWPAAHDPTLQRGLLLSHLLIDFFHFWGRHWNYRDWGGCVRGLGHTFLKDARPELWGERRELLCMESPTTPDIDLGKNAFNISNVRAAFHQAFADLMALQVEWVEAEAQWRAARESRRKDGNIDVPLPRMFSESLLAHLFDPAHAVFSLREPRRVQVPREETVRSLLGLGRARLARRERGRHERLNEEKQQQRTWAEKEKGGKAENEMAWVEPDIPLEMMEEVAATFLLASSALQVESEEPRNAQVKRERAGTGGAAENAEKAVEDTESRRAPGSALSAAAPRAEEGRRSRSSEEDFDDPEVAQVFAAFHENVTESHVKKKLQGGYAAFLARLSVLAS; this is translated from the exons ATGAAGGATGcagaacacacagagaaggacgagggcGGCGACCCTCCGCAGCGGGACAGGACGATCATGACGCACCGGGCAGATGGAGAGCACAGtggcgcagaggaagagaggagaaattccgacgcggaggagacagaggcttcAGGAAGACCTCAGCATTCAAAGGAAGGCAAGGCCGGAGACGCCCCCTCGTCAAATGCAGTTTCTTGGTCTTCCCCTTCGTTTTCCTACGAATCCTGGCTGCAAGGCGCAGATGCGTATCTCCTCGAGGACGAGTCTAAGCACCTCCGACAGCGGGAACTGAACAAGATTTTTAAG aagaaacttTCCGAGTACAACGCTACACGGCCGCGACGCGAGTCTCCGGATCCGCAGGAGTCTTCGCATGTGCCAACtgacgggagagacagagcggcaGAGGCTGGTCGGGGCGAAGGCGGAGCAGACTCTGACGCGGGCGccaagagagcagaggcggcTCGCGCGCCAGCACCGGTTCGCGAGGCTCTGAAAGAAGactttctcgctttcgcagagttcaagagaaacgcgcagaaGCCGGAGCCGAGGAAGGCAGCGGCGGAGGTCGCCTCTGATCCGCCGTGGTTCTCCCCGGCTGTCGCGGCCGCCGCGACCGCAAACACTTGGGAACCTCGCGAGCGGGGCGGAGACCTGAGGGGAGAGCCACTGCGGCGATGcggaacaagaagagacaaaacgactTTCCCCGAAAGAGGACAGGGCGCATCTGCGTCCCCGCCTTCCTTCCACGTGTCTCTACACAAGGAAATCTGCGACCTCCTCGCCTACATTCAGCCAACTGAC GTTGAAGAATACAAGACGCTCAAGGCTATTGCTCGCCTCCAGTttgctgcctctctgtccttcccGGGCTGCTCTTGCAA atgcTTTGGAAGCTTCGCGACAAGCATGATGTTGCCTGGCGGCGATGTCGACATCTGCATCTTGAtcccctcgtcttcgtctcttccttcctctgcttcttcctcttcctcttcttcctgtgctGTTTTGGGCTCGACTTGGACGCCGGCATCGCGCGGCGAGAACCACCCGGCGTCTGTGAACCgcaagaggagacgcgaggaagggAATAGCGCCttgctcgcttctctgtctccggaggCGGCCCTCCATCACAGCGAAAGTGTAGCGCAACTCACGCTGCTTTCTGCCACGCTGCTGGACTTAAAGGTCGCTCAGGCTCTCGAACTTGTCTCCTCCGCGCGCGTGCCGATCGTCAAGTACAtcgacgcggagacaggcgtccCCGTCGACGTCTCTGTCAATCAACCCAGCAGTCTAGAAACCACTGCGTTCGCGAGAGAAATG CTTGTCAAGTTCCCGCTTCTCCGCCCGCTCTTGCTCCTCGTCAAATTTTTTCTCAAACTG CGTAATTTGTCGGAGACCTACCGGGGAGGTGCAGGAAGTTACTTGTTGTTTACGATgggtcttctcttcctcaagTCCTGGCCTGCAGCCCACGACCCAACTCTTCAGCGTgggctgcttctctctcaccttctcatcgatttcttccacttctggGGCAGACACTGGAACTACCGCGACTGGGGTGGATG TGTTCGAGGTCTTGGCCATACGTTTTTGAAGGATGCACGCCCGGAGCTGTggggcgagagacgcgagctgCTGTGCATGGAGAGTCCGACA ACCCCCGACATTGACCTGGGGAAGAACGCGTTTAATATCTCCAATGTTAGAGCCGCGTTCCACCAAGCTTTTGCG gatCTCATGGCTCTTCAGGTTGAGTGGGTCGAAGCGGAGGCTCAGTGGCGGGCTGCAAGG GAGTCACGACGCAAGGACGGGAACATCGATGTGCCTCTTCCCCGCATGTTCTCGGAGAGCCTCTTGGCGCATTTATTTGacccggcgcatgcagttttttctcttcgcgagCCGCGACGCGTCCAGGtcccgagagaggagactgttCGGTCTCTCCTCGGTTTGGGTCGCGCGCGGCTCGCccgcagagaacgagggagacacgaaagactgaacgaagaaaagcagcagcagaggacatgggcagaaaaggagaagggaggtaaagcagagaacgaaaTGGCTTGGGTCGAGCCGGACATTCCGCTGGAGATGATGGAGGAGGTCGCAGCGACGTTTCTGCTTGCGTCGTCTGCACTGCAggtggagagcgaggagccgagaaacgcgcaggtgaagcgagagagagcggggACGGGTGGCGCAGCAGAGAATGCGGAGAAAGCAGTCGAAGACACCGAAAGTCGCAGGGCGCCGGGGTCCGCTCTCTCCGCTGCTGCACCCAGggcggaagaaggaaggcggtcaaggagcagcgaagaggatTTCGACGATCCTGAGGTCGCGCAAGTCTTCGCAGCCTTCCATGAAAATGTGACAGAAAGCCATGTCAAGAAAAAACTTCAAGGGGGCTACGCGGCTTTCCTCGCGCGACTCTCCGTCCTCGCGTCGTAA
- a CDS encoding DnaJ domain-containing protein (encoded by transcript TGME49_210430), protein MPPGTTHRSGPSRRRLFSFYGSSADSDAGFSAEADDTLTGVGRSKLASSYQAPPYLSSSRLSSSLYIPSAYLSSSFAPSSARACYSSSRGAESRPGRRERETESRAASSSDFAFRSPSPLSPRSPLSKSSSKESFSHDFFPRNSFPHASTNAEQGEAADARVEQSADVEHLKRVVSRIERDDAAQRQQIRQQQTLLQKQETLLLHQERQLVEREEEVQRLSRELTQLKLEVKERQVVAEEARAGWLDAARSLQAFKARVRDGAETRRLVEDLLGEAKQKEKSLAEKIAFLEKQCGRSREDISDKRAGDTPETDRADNEARPSATADADRRPLKTGDDHGRGSTHPEKESETVPRVPSARGVESTSVFLGLLKQSMREREGDEEDAAHAQKLRQLLAEQPSLADAKEVRAFLAQSLRRETLQVRLYVQQRRALRAAENGCEDDGDPGFEDEEVAWVEEAHEKLRAHHVPKETLFLLFSFACASTLHTVMLTCLEEGNTRWLSLLKEAVVAQFLHRRLTSFQDVSPPSSSSALSSCSSVDLSCVGGGDRFVSSGRRGGGEGEEKVGRTVGEAASFREASAGTSFARGDLCDLRGSAHRELSLSAETEGGAPPQGGERASAVTLRGVSGEKEKEHPEGNEKKEKTEVCAGGQQRSVVGHDPETDGPLSPSERHHPLLVLLRSSRGNWQASLSWLSQTLLAAGPSFFSLHYSKAQPSSFAASSSPSSPSAEQTGRGERERESAWLSRAGQLIDEDGNSVLHWACRRSAPEVISRFGLLAFPSLPIFSKNKFGQTPADLVPPFLASPANAEKLSDAAILNAHKAIKLWRPLVFEIANKASAFYRNHENEAAYYTYTEAFKLQSLLLETHRHLESIGRPTLSSTISLVENTAKLAFNKARSALRLRMWQEAVRCAADCSALMPSYRGAYDTAAEACELLLDWEGALAAMTQMQQRCGASFTAADRLRKERCEAQLKASAFQVLGVEKGASAALINRAFRKWSIRFHPDKASGLAPDLRVRNENFFKRLNDARLALLDRERCAMHLRLPHQPLYEHPGEAGEFLQCSREKKCGPTFREDSCASPEKASSFSSAQSASSASAFSSPSASSPSEEKNSSASEKPRPFLGSASVEALEQQREALLRSLASLERQRRGIEEEIAEEERREAARGDSREPLARARRHHREQEIQKLKDKEESKRQTLSDVLHELKRRHQESQGKEATHEKGDEGEREREDNEEEKEEEKEEEREDREEEREDREEEGEEKEEEGEEKEEEREEKEEEREEKKESGQAGVLPETPGDRTHRRSDTSMNSTLIGEEMDSFSLEERGTESADRAFVSSARAFSQLSPRSAGSGAFSRVREAPSTREDVEDENDFLQACGEDADWGYETGSDDQAFFLNQEMFTSVGEQREATSDVPKRGKEKRTETHGRFRDHTQDAFFGGSSQSEETTSLPTFEDNLPCTTTKTGETSSYSSSFSSLSASLARAKEVLSRTRAAAASSPLPQKKGTLSSPPSSPSISPSRRLPRQTAGASFFASSSSFSSSSCGGSEGVSEVRVPSRGSPQKAVGMENKTETARRFFAAPEELLRERRGETERKKMAPPPLSKSPIPLLKIGSSNSEKNKGTREIKEPRDATETEAHAAKEARKNSLFRPVSAPSSSSEKGEGDRSRRERWATQNQSFFFFRETDRVAKKLQTSDRPQGSRLSTATGEQRREVLSSPKNEQRHPYVGDPQPSSESRTTESKGKSDAERPEETECRGGRDAASTRARDDAEGREDADLKKSRNFLFEEDPDLPHNSGKKRAGDKSRFPPEELWSTGKNKRLPSSSCLQDNTPAFPDSLDAVDAPRVIPPSSAKYAGGAPGAGEGRSRDCREEDQGETCFLWKRKSTLRESESASSLPATPQEREGEDACFSPHSLSSRQESAEFCPPSSRSPSGRESGDSETREAALHAERHTPTGRKASEFFLAAALPHAALKKQGETGREKGDRGHGGERVSDAHVTPREKGGDRVSAENCEF, encoded by the exons ATGCCGCCAGGGACGACGCATCGAAGTGGGCCGTCCCGTCGACGGCTGTTTTCTTTTTACGGCTCTTCTGCAGATTCCGACGCCGGATTTTCTGCAGAAGCCGACGACACGCTAACTGGAGTGGGTCGATCGAAACTCGCGTCTTCGTACCAGGCACCTCCGTACTTGTCctcgtctcgcctttcttcctcgctgtaCATCCCGTCCGCCTatctgtcttcctcgtttgcGCCGTCTTCTGCACGAGCATGCTACTCGAGTTCCAGAGGCGCAGAGTCGCGGCCTGGGCGCCgagagcgggagacagagtcgcgCGCGGCCTCCTCTTCGGACTTTGCCTTCCGGTCGCcctcgccgctgtctccacgcTCACCGCTCTCTAAGTCTTCTTCGAAAGAGTCTTTTTCGCACGATTTTTTCCCGCGCAACTCTTTTCCGCACGCGTCCACGAACGCGGAACAAGGAGAGGCTGCGGACGCCAGGGTGGAGCAGTCGGCAGACGTGGAGCACCTGAAGCGCGTGGTCAGCCGCATCGAACGGGACGACGCAGCGCAGCGCCAGCAAATTCGTCAGCAGCAGACgctgctgcagaagcaggagacgctgctgctgcacCAAGAGCGCCAGCTCGTCgagcgcgaggaggaagTCCAGCGGCTGTCCAGGGAGCTGACGCAACTCAAACTCGAGGTGAAGGAGCGGCAGGTGGTGGCCGAGGAAGCCCGCGCCGGCTGGCTAGACGCCGCGCGCTCTCTCCAGGCCTTCAAGGCGCGCGTCCGCGACGGCGCGGAGACGAGGCGACTCGTGGAGGACCTCCTTGGAGAGGCCAagcaaaaagaaaagagccTCGCGGAAAAAAtcgccttcctcgagaaGCAGTGCGGCCGAAGCCGCGAAGACATCTCGGACAAGAGGGCAGGCGACACGCCGGAGACAGACCGAGCGGACAACGAAGCGCGGCCTTCCGCAACGGCAGACGCGGACAGGCGGCCCCTCAAAACGGGAGACGACCACGGGCGGGGATCTACACATcccgagaaggagagcgaaacCGTTCCCCGAGTCCCGTCGGCGCGAGGAGTGGAGAGCACGAGCGTTTTTCTGGGCTTGCTGAAACAGTCGATGCgcgagagggagggagatgaagaagacgccgcaCACGCACAAAAGCTGAGGCAACTCTTAGCTGAGCAGCCGAGCCTcgcagacgcgaaagaggTCCGGGCCTTCCTCGCTCAAAGTCTCCGCCGCGAAACGCTGCAAGTTCGGTTGTACGTACAGCAGCGTCGTGCGCTgcgagctgcagagaacgGTTGcgaggacgacggagacCCAGGCttcgaagacgaggaggtcGCTTGGGTCGAGGAGGCACACGAGAAGCTCCGCGCGCACCACGTCCCCAAAGAAacgctgtttcttctcttctccttcgcctgcgcctccacGCTCCACACAGTCATGCTCACTTGTCTTGAAGAAGGCAACACCCGGTGGCTCTCCCTCCTCAAGGAAGCCGTCGTCGCGCAGTTCCTCCATCGACGCCTCACCTCCTTCCAAGacgtctctcctccgtcttcttcgtctgctttgtcttcttgttcttctgttGACCTTTCTTGTGTGGGGGGTGGCGACCGATTTGTGTCGTCGGGGAGGCGCGGGGGAGGTGAGGGCGAAGAAAAGGTCGGAAGGACCGTCGGAGAGGCAGCGTCGTTTCGCGAGGCATCTGCTGGCACTTCCTTTGCGCGTGGAGACCTATGCGATCTCCGTGGCAGCGCCCATCGGgagctgtctctgtcggctgagacagaaggcgggGCGCCGCCCCagggaggggagagagcCTCCGCCGTGACCCTCAGAGGAGtcagcggagagaaggagaaggaacaccccgagggaaacgagaagaaagaaaagacagaagtgTGCGCTGGAGGACAGCAGAGATCCGTTGTCGGGCATGACCCAGAGACAGATGGGCCTCTCTCGCCCAGCGAGCGGCACCAccctctcctcgttctcctccgtAGCTCGCGCGGGAACTGGcaagcgtctctgtcttggCTCTCTCAAACTCTCCTCGCTGCAGgaccttccttcttctctctgcactaCTCCAAAGCACAGCCTTcgtctttcgctgcttcctcctccccatcgtctccttctgctgaGCAGACcgggcgaggagagagagagagagagtctgcGTGGTTGAGTCGCGCAGGACAGTTGATTGACGAGGACGGGAACAGCGTGTTGCACTGGGCGTGCAGGCGGAGTGCTCCGGAAGTCATTTCTCGCTTTGGGCTCCTGGCCTTCCCGAGTTTGCCGATTTTCTCGAAGAACAAATTTGGGCAGACGCCGGCAGACCTCGTCCCCcctttcctcgcgtctcccgccAATGCGGAGAAGCTGAGTGACGCCGCGATTCTGAACGCGCACAAGGCGATCAAGCTGTGGAGACCGCTCGTCTTCGAAATCGCGAACAag GCGAGCGCCTTTTACCGGAATCACGAAAACGAGGCCGCCTATTATACGTACACCGAAGCCTTCAAGCTGCAGTCCTTGCTGCTGGAGACGCACCGCCACCTGGAAAGCATCGGCCGCCCCACACTTTCGTCAACTATCTCTCTCGTCGAAAACACTGCCAAGCTCGCGTTCAACAAG gcTCGAAGCGCGCTGAGATTGCGAATGTGGCAAGAAGCTGTGCGATGTGCAGCAGACTGCTCGGCGTTGATGCCGTCGTACCGCGGCGCTTACGACACTGCAGCAGAG GCCTGCGAGTTGCTGCTCGACTGGGAGGGGGCGCTCGCAGCCATGACGCAAATGCAGCAGCGCTGCGGCGCCTCCTTCACTGCCGCAGATCGTCTGAG aAAGGAACGTTGCGAGGCGCAGTTGAAAGCTTCCGCCTTCCAAGTGCTCGGCGTTGAGAAAGGCGCGTCCGCAGCTCTCATCAACCGA GCGTTTCGTAAGTGGAGCATTCGCTTCCATCCAGACAAGGCGTCAGGCCTCGCTCCCGACCTCCGCGTTCGCAACGAGAACTTTTTCAAGAG gttGAACGACGCGAGACTGGCGCTGCTCGACCGCGAGCGATGCGCCATGCATCTGCGACTGCCGCACCAGCCGCTGTACGAACACccgggagaagcaggcgagtttcttcagtgttcgcgagagaaaaaatgtGGACCAACTTTCCGAGAGGACAGCTGCGCCTCTCCCGAGAaagcttcttccttctcttctgcccagtctgcttcttctgcttctgccttctcttctccttctgcttcttcaccgTCTGAGGAGAAGAATTCTTCTGCGTCCGAGAAACCCCGCCCCTTCTTAGGTTCCGCGAGTGTAGAAGCCTTggagcaacagagagaggcactcTTGAGGTCGCTTGCGAGtttggagagacagcgtcgaggcatcgaagaagaaatcgctgaagaagagagaagggaggctGCGCGCGGTGACAGCCGGGAGCCGCTTGCGCGTGCAAGGCGCCACCATCGCGAACAAGAGATCCAGAAActgaaagacaaagaagaatcGAAAAGGCAAACCCTCAGCGACGTCCTCCACGAACTcaaacggagacaccaaGAATCGCAAGGAAAAGAGGCGACACACGAAAAAGgggacgaaggagaacgagaaagagaagacaacgaagaagagaaagaagaagagaaggaagaagagagagaagatagggaagaagagagagaagatagggaagaagagggagaagagaaggaagaagagggagaagagaaggaagaagagagagaagagaaggaagaggagagagaagagaagaaagagagtgGACAAGCTGGAGTTTTACCGGAGACGCCAGGTGACCGCACGCATAGACGCTCCGATACCAGCATGAACTCGACTTTGATCGGAGAAGAGATGGATTCCTTTTCGCTCGAGGAGCGAGGAACAGAAAGCGCAGACAGagcgtttgtttcttctgcgcgTGCGTTCTCCCAGCTTTCGCCGCGCTCTGCGGGTTCAGGTGCTTTTTCGCGGGTGAGGGAAGCGCCGTCCACTCGGGAAGATGtagaagacgaaaacgactTTCTGCAGGCAtgtggagaagacgcagactgGGGCTACGAGACGGGATCGGACGACCAGGCGTTTTTTCTGAATCAGGAAATGTTTACGTCAGTGGGAGAGCAGCGGGAAGCGACTTCAGACGTGCCAAAGcgggggaaagagaaaaggaccgAGACTCACGGGAGGTTCCGCGACCATACACAAGACGCCTTTTTCGGCGGTTCTTCTCAATCCGAGGAGACTACGTCGTTACCGACATTCGAAGACAACCTGCCTTGCACGACCACAAAGACGGGGGAGACATCGAGCTActcgtcgtccttctcttcgctctcggccTCGCTCGCGCGCGCCAAAGAGGTCTTGTCCAGGACCCGCGCCGCGGCGGCCTCCAGCCCTCTGccccagaaaaaaggaactctttcctctccgccttcctcaCCAAGtatttctccctctcgtcgccttcccaGGCAGACCGCCGGCGCTAGCTTCtttgcctcgtcttcttcgttctcctcttcttcgtgtggCGGCAGCGAAGGTGTCTCCGAGGTGCGAGTCCCGAGCAGGGGGTCTCCTCAGAAAGCTGTGGGGATGGAGAacaagacggagacagctcgCCGGTTCTTCGCAGCGCCGGAGGAGCTGctgagagagcgaagaggagagactgagaggaagaagatggcGCCGCCTCCGCTGTCGAAGTCTCCGATTCCTCTCTTGAAAATCGGCTCGAGCAACTCcgagaagaacaaaggaacgcgagaaaTCAAGGAACCCAGAGAcgcaacggagacagaagcacaCGCAGCaaaagaggcgaggaaaaacTCGCTCTTCAGACCTGTGTcagcgccttcctcttcgagtGAGAAAGGTGAAGGCGATCGGTCGAGGCGGGAGAGGTGGGCGACGCAGAACCagagtttctttttctttcgcgagACAGACCGTGTCGCAAAGAAGCTGCAGACATCGGACAGGCCCCAGGGAAGTCGCCTCTCAACGGCGACTGGCGAGCAACGGAGAGAGGTCCTCTCGTCGCCCAAgaacgaacagagacacccCTACGTCGGGGACCCGCAGCCGAGCTCCGAGAGCCGGACCACCGAGAGCAAGgggaagagcgacgcagagcgtcccgaggagacagaatgccgaggagggagagacgcagcgtcgacgcgagcgagagacgacgcagagggcagagaagacgcggatctaaagaagagcagaaatTTTCTGTTCGAAGAAGATCCAGACCTCCCTCACAACtcaggaaaaaaacgcgcaGGCGACAAGTCGCGCTTCCCGCCTGAGGAACTTTGGAGCACagggaagaacaagagactcccttcttcctcgtgtcTCCAGGACAACACACCTGCTTTTCCGGATTCTCTCGACGCCGTCGACGCGCCTCGAGTCAtccctccctcttctgctAAGTACGCGGGAGGCGCGCCAGGGGcgggggaggggaggagTCGCGACTGTCGAGAGGAAGATCAGGGTGAGACTTGTTTCCTCTGGAAGCGGAAGTCGACGCtcagagagagtgaaagcgCGTCTTCACTCCCCGCGACGccgcaggagagagaaggcgaagacgcctgcttctcgcctcattctctctcttctcgtcagGAATCTGCGGAGTTTTGTCCGCCTTCGTCACGGTCGCCGTCGGGGAGAGAATCGGGAGAtagcgagacgagagaagctgcgctgcatgcagaaagacaCACGCCTACGGGGAGAAAGGCATCAgagttcttcctcgcggccGCGCTTCCACACGCGGctctgaagaagcagggggaaaccggaagagagaagggagacagaggacacggaggagaaagagtCTCCGACGCGCATGTCACTCCGcgcgagaagggaggcgaCCGGGTTTCTGCGGAGAACTGCGAATTCTAA